GGCCAATGTGTTTTTTTAAAGTTTTTGGTGTGTGATTATATAAAACAAAATGGATTGGGATTTGATTGTTAGCTTATGCAGAGAACAGGGGAGGAGCGCTCTGTCAGAGCGCTCCGTTTTGGGTGTGGGGGCGTAGCCCGGGGCAGCGCCCCGGGCTATAATACGCAGCATTTCCTTACTTTACGGAATTTCAGATAAAAGATATAATTTCTCTTTCAGAAAAAAGGTCTCCTCGCCCGATTTATTACCCAAAGAATGACAACCATCCATTCATTCATTCATTCGGAAAACTTGTCCTGCGGATGTACTTTTTGGGGCCGGTCTTTCAGACCGGCCCCCTCCCCGACGCCACAAATAAAAACGGGGCGGGCCGACAGGCCCGCCCCTTATACCCATTTTACATCTTACACACCCTCCCATAAAAAAAGGCTGCTCCGTTGGAGCAGCCTTTAATAAACACCGTATTTGAAACAAGCTTATTTCATCAACATCATGCGTTTTTGTTGTTTAAAATTACCGTATTTCAATTCATAGATATACATACCAGAAGCAACTTTCGCACCAGCATCATTAGTGCCATCCCATTGTAATGCATGGTTTCCGGCCGAAAGAACCTCATTGTTGATCAGCGTTTTAACCTTCTGGCCCAGCGCATTGTAGATGGTCAGGCTAATCTGCTTTTTGATCGGCAGATAGAATTCAATCGTAGTCGTTGGGTTGAAGGGGTTCGGATAATTTTGTTTCAGCACATAATCTTCGGCCGTGATCACTTTCCAGTTATTTTCGATACCGGTCGGAACATTGGCGCCAAATTCAAAAACCTGCAGCCAGCGTTTGCTTTCTTCCGGGATCGGCGTGCCGTTTTCTGTGCTGTCCATGGGAACAGTGCTGCCGGCGACTAAGTAACTGGCAACCAGTTCTTTATTTCCGTCGCCATCCAGATCGTTCTCGGGAACAAAGACCATCCAGCTCGGAGATATAACCGGCGTCGGTGTGGGCACATAGGTGGTATCCCATGGCGTGACCGTCGTGTCAATCACCATTTCCATCACCGTGTCCACAACAGCCGTATCGCGACCGAAGTTGTAAACTTTCCAGCTTGCAGAATCGGTTAACGATCCGCCGACAAATTCATAATCCCAGATGCCATTGCTGGTGCCGCCGGAATAAAGGTCCATACCGTCGGAGCCGCTGCCATGATCCTGATCGCCGAGAGCTAATGTGGTAAAAGCGCCGGGTTTCAGGAAGGGCAGATAAGTAACCGAAACGCTATCCTGCACATCGCCTACCGCTTTTAATAAAAAGAGTTTACCGGTAAAGGTGGATTCTACGATGATTTCATTGGTGCCGTCGCCGTCAATGTCGCCGTGTACAAATCCTTTAATAATGTAAGAATCGCTGTCTAAGTCCAATTTGTCTATTTGGACCACTTGCGCAGAATCAACATAGCTATTAGGACCGGTGGATTCGATACAACGCAGACTGAGATTATCGTAAACGCTGACCCACAGTTCGCTATGTTCGTCATTATCCAGGTTGCCATAATAAACGCCGGTAACGCTGCCGCCGGTGTTCAACTGATAACGGGTCTGTTTGTATTCCTGGTTCCAGGAATAAAAACCGCTGGCAAAATTACCGTCAACCGATAAAATATTTACGGTACGAGAATCATAGTCGCCGCCAACCCAACGCGTGAAAGCCAGTTCCAACTGACCGTCATCGTCAAAATCGGCCACAGCTATGTCTTCGCAACGCCAGGAACCGGTGTCAATGATGGCCGGATTGGTGCTCCAGTCTAATTTGGCCACCATTTCAAATTCATTGTCATTGCCGTTGTTCTGAAACACAACAATGCCGCCGGTGCTGTCAACCGTGTTCCAGCCCGTGCTCACATAAGTATAAAGTTCATCATAACCGTCGCCGTCCAGATCGCCCACAGCTACGGTGCGTACCGGAGTAGAGTAAGGAGAACCCAGGTCCGGCGAACGCCAGATTTCTTCCAGCATGTTATCGCCAACAACTTCAAAAATTTCAATGGCGCCGCCATTGGCGTACTGTGTCATAATGATTTCCGGTTTGCCATCTTTGTCCAGGTCAGAACCAGCATGAATCCCACGGCCAAAGCCGGTAATATTGTTGATCGCAGGATTGCTGTACGCGCGTCCCATCGTTGTGTTATCGCCATCGGTTTGCGCGAAAAGCATGGCTACAGAGAGAAAAAGAATAAAAAGGACGAATGGTACACGTTTGTTCATAAGAACGCCTCCTCAAGATTTGGTTAAACATAAAACTAAATAAACTTCAAACTAAATAAAATTCCTTATTAAAGATAAAAAAAAAAATGAATAAATCAATAGCTAAATCAAGAAAATTTACAATTAATTCAGTTTGTGAACTATCTAATTTTTTATTATATTCAAAGGAAAAATTGAAACGTAACAATCAATCAATATGTTGGAGCGTTGTTATGAACACTTTGTGGCAAAGAATTCTTTTTGTACTCATCTTGTTGCTGGCTGGTAATTTAATCGCCGGAAATACAGGAAAGATCGCCGGAACGGTGGTCGATGCCAATACCGGCGAACCAGTTCCGGGCGCCAATATTATTCTCTCCGGAACCTATTATGGCGCTTCCAGCGATATCAACGGCGAGTTTTTCATCATTAATATTCCTCCCGGTAAATACGATGTAGAATGTATTGTGATTGGCTATCAGAAAACCATTATGAAAAACGTTCTCGTGCAGTCCGATCAAACCACCATGCTAAATTTTAGAATTAGAGAACAAACCCTCGATCTGGACGAAGCTATTGAAGTGGTCGCCGAACGTGCCATGGTTCAAAAAGACCTTACTTCTTCCAAAAAAGTGACCACGGCGGAAGAGATCAAAAGCATCCCTGCTGAAACGTTTACCCAGGTGCTGGCCACTCAGGCCGGCGTAACCAGAGGGGCAGACGGCGCCCTACATATTCGCGGCGGTCGATCTAACGAAATTGCCTACCTGATGGATGGTGTTTCGGTTGCCAACCCTTACAATACCAATGGGCTGGGAACCTCCGTGGCCAATAATGCCATACAGGAACTCACCGTGGTTAGCGGCGCCTTCAATGCAGAATATGGTAACGCCATGAGCGGTGTGGTAAACATTACAACCAAGGACGGCGGGAAAAAATTCGAAGGAAGTTTAACCGGTTACACAGGCGATTACGTCAGCGCGCACGACGATATCTTCTTAAATATCGATCAGGTTAAACCTTTTAGTAATAAAACGATTGAAGGAACGTTGTCCGGACCGATTCCTATTGCGCGTGATAAAGTTACCTTTTTCTTCTCCGGAAAATACACTGATAGCGAAGGATATTTGTACGGCGTTCGCGAACACGATCCGGCCGATTCTGCCAATTTTCAGGGAAGGGTAGAAGAGTATTTTGTTGAAACGGAAGAGAAAGTATTCGAACGACGTGAACGCTTTATCGACGAATGGTATATTGAACGCGGCGGCGACGGAAAGATCGTCCCCATGAATCCAAGCTGGTCTTACAACATGCTAGGTAAATTGAAAATAAACCTCACACCGTCTCTTGTGCTCAGGATAGAATCGATTTACAACCGAAGCTGGTGGAAACAATATACGCACGATTACAAATACAATCCGGACGGCGATTACCAGTACAATACCAGAAGTTATCACCATGCCGTCAAACTGATGCACTCCCTCTCGCCCAGCACCTATTATGAATTTCGCCTGGCGTATAATCAACGCAAATATGAGCAATACGTTTATAAAAATCCTTACGATCCACGCTATGTGCCCACCGACAAAATTGTTGGCTCTCCGGGAGGAAGAACCTTTGTTTTTGGCGGTACGCGCATGGATCATGTACATCAAAAATCAAAAAGTTATATTAGCAAATTTGATATTACCAGCCAGGTCAACAACAGACATCAGGTGAAAACCGGATTTGAGTGGCGGCTGCATCGTTTGCAGAACGAGACCTTTACCATTTTGTACGATCGCATTAATTACAACAGTCCTACGGTTCTGGGACTTGATTCGCCCACTCACGATTATTACGATCGTTGGCCTGAAGAGTTTTCCGCTTACATCCAGGATAAGATAGAATACGAAAGCATGATTATTAACGTTGGCGTGCGCTACGACTACTTTAACGCCAAATCCAAATATGCCAAAGATCTGTTGCATCCGGACGGCGAGCTGGCTGAAGCCACACCCAAACACATGGTCTCGCCGCGATTGGGCGTCTCTTTCCCCATCACGGCTAAAGGGATTATTCATTTTTCTTATGGCCATTTTTCGCAAATGCCCGCTTTTAGCGCATTGTATGTGAATCCTGATTTTGAACTCCCTAAAAGCGGCGTACCCACCTTTGGTAACGCTAATTTACGTCCGCAAAAAACCGTAATGTACGAAATCGGTTTACAACAACAGTTAACCAATGATATAGCGATCAATATTACCGGGTTTTATCGCGATATACGTGATTTGTTGACCAGGCAACGCATTAAGTTTCAGTCCAGAGAAGGCGACCTGCGCGATTATCGTGTTTACGTCAACCAGGATTACGGGAATGTAAAGGGAATTACCCTCTCTTTAAAAAAGAAAATTACCAAACAAACGCCGGTGGGATTCTCTCTGGATTATACCTATCAGGTGGCCGAAGGAAATGACAACGATACGGACGCCTTTTTCTACAATTCTTTAAGCGGTCTGGCCACCATTAAAGAGATCGTGCCGCTGGATTGGGATCAGCCGCACAATTTATATGCTGTGGTAACGGTGGCGCCCTCCGATCGTTTTACAACCAGCATTATTGGTAAAATATCTTCAGGATATCCCTATTCGCCTTTTATTTACAATAAAGATTTTAATTACGATATCAAACCCAATAGCGATCGCAAGCCGCTTCAGCGATATGTGGATATTCAGTCTTCTTATCGTTTTACCGTGGGCGGTTATCACGTTACGTTTTTTACCAAGATTTACAACCTGTTCGACACGCTGAACGAACGCTATGTGTATGACGACACCGGTCGAGCAACCTACACCTTTGCCAATCGCAGTCAGGAAGAAACAGATACATTAATAAAACACTACGGAGAACCCGGGGTGCACGAATGGACGGACTACATTAACCGTCCGCATTACTATACTGCCCCAAGAGAAGTACGTTTAGGCGTAACGGTCGAATTTTAAAAAGTGGAGATAAAAGAACATGAGAAACGGATTGATCTATGCCTTAATCCTTTTGCTTTTCAGTCTTGTCTTTTGTTATGCCGATAATCTGGATGACGAAAAGTTTAAAGACGGTCCCAAAAAAGACTGGACAGAAGAGGAATTTAATGCCTACAATCAATGGATAAACGCCATTTTAGCCAAAAGCGCCGGCGGCACCAAACGGCAAACGGCTATTATGAACGGTAATAAGATTACTGCTCAAATCTTTAACTATGGCTCCATTTCCAGCGCCGGCAATCATATTACCGATATTGTCTGGAATGGATTGGGTTACGCCTACGAATTTGGACCGATGGTCGGCGCCGAAGTCCCGGTGCTGGATGATAAACATCCTGATACAATTGTTCGCTTTGAGAATGGTGAAAGGAAATTTTACGCCCACGTGATCAGCGATGGCTTAACTTCTACCGGCCCTGAGTTGAATCCCGATCGCACCATTCGCTGGGGATTCCAACCGCTGGTCACCAATGATGATGGAACGATCCAGTATCTGAATCCGGCCAGCGATTACATCCCCACCAGTGATGCGCCGGATGAAAATCAGGATGGAAAACCGGACTCCTGGCCTGACGACTGGTACAATGAGGACCTGCGCGAATACGTTTGGCCAGGCGCATTGGGCCAGGGCGCTACCAATGCCGATAAAGAAGCGTTTTATGTGATGGATGATCGGGACAACGCGGAGTTTTCTTATTATCCCTTTATAGATGATACCTCGCGTCGCGGCCTGGGCATTC
This sequence is a window from Caldithrix abyssi DSM 13497. Protein-coding genes within it:
- a CDS encoding FG-GAP repeat domain-containing protein; translated protein: MNKRVPFVLFILFLSVAMLFAQTDGDNTTMGRAYSNPAINNITGFGRGIHAGSDLDKDGKPEIIMTQYANGGAIEIFEVVGDNMLEEIWRSPDLGSPYSTPVRTVAVGDLDGDGYDELYTYVSTGWNTVDSTGGIVVFQNNGNDNEFEMVAKLDWSTNPAIIDTGSWRCEDIAVADFDDDGQLELAFTRWVGGDYDSRTVNILSVDGNFASGFYSWNQEYKQTRYQLNTGGSVTGVYYGNLDNDEHSELWVSVYDNLSLRCIESTGPNSYVDSAQVVQIDKLDLDSDSYIIKGFVHGDIDGDGTNEIIVESTFTGKLFLLKAVGDVQDSVSVTYLPFLKPGAFTTLALGDQDHGSGSDGMDLYSGGTSNGIWDYEFVGGSLTDSASWKVYNFGRDTAVVDTVMEMVIDTTVTPWDTTYVPTPTPVISPSWMVFVPENDLDGDGNKELVASYLVAGSTVPMDSTENGTPIPEESKRWLQVFEFGANVPTGIENNWKVITAEDYVLKQNYPNPFNPTTTIEFYLPIKKQISLTIYNALGQKVKTLINNEVLSAGNHALQWDGTNDAGAKVASGMYIYELKYGNFKQQKRMMLMK
- a CDS encoding TonB-dependent receptor; the protein is MNTLWQRILFVLILLLAGNLIAGNTGKIAGTVVDANTGEPVPGANIILSGTYYGASSDINGEFFIINIPPGKYDVECIVIGYQKTIMKNVLVQSDQTTMLNFRIREQTLDLDEAIEVVAERAMVQKDLTSSKKVTTAEEIKSIPAETFTQVLATQAGVTRGADGALHIRGGRSNEIAYLMDGVSVANPYNTNGLGTSVANNAIQELTVVSGAFNAEYGNAMSGVVNITTKDGGKKFEGSLTGYTGDYVSAHDDIFLNIDQVKPFSNKTIEGTLSGPIPIARDKVTFFFSGKYTDSEGYLYGVREHDPADSANFQGRVEEYFVETEEKVFERRERFIDEWYIERGGDGKIVPMNPSWSYNMLGKLKINLTPSLVLRIESIYNRSWWKQYTHDYKYNPDGDYQYNTRSYHHAVKLMHSLSPSTYYEFRLAYNQRKYEQYVYKNPYDPRYVPTDKIVGSPGGRTFVFGGTRMDHVHQKSKSYISKFDITSQVNNRHQVKTGFEWRLHRLQNETFTILYDRINYNSPTVLGLDSPTHDYYDRWPEEFSAYIQDKIEYESMIINVGVRYDYFNAKSKYAKDLLHPDGELAEATPKHMVSPRLGVSFPITAKGIIHFSYGHFSQMPAFSALYVNPDFELPKSGVPTFGNANLRPQKTVMYEIGLQQQLTNDIAINITGFYRDIRDLLTRQRIKFQSREGDLRDYRVYVNQDYGNVKGITLSLKKKITKQTPVGFSLDYTYQVAEGNDNDTDAFFYNSLSGLATIKEIVPLDWDQPHNLYAVVTVAPSDRFTTSIIGKISSGYPYSPFIYNKDFNYDIKPNSDRKPLQRYVDIQSSYRFTVGGYHVTFFTKIYNLFDTLNERYVYDDTGRATYTFANRSQEETDTLIKHYGEPGVHEWTDYINRPHYYTAPREVRLGVTVEF